The genomic segment GCCCGGCGCGGAGTCGGTCGATGGGGTCGTCACCGAACGAGCCGAGCACCACGATGAACGGTTCTCCCGGCGGTCCACCGTGCCCCTGCGGGCCGGTGGCCTCGCCGAAGTCCCGTAGTGCCCAGTTGTCGTTGCCGGCCGCGCGCACGGGGACCCCGTCGCGCGAGTGGTTCGCCCGGCCGGTCCACTGGCGCCATTCGGCCAGGAACGCGGAGTCCGCCAGCTGGGCCTCGTGTGCCTGCTCCACCAAACCGCGAAGCCGCTCGCGCTGGGGAGAATCGAGCACCGGCATCCACGCGTGCTCCGCTTCCGCGGCGTGGCGCAGGTTCGCGATCACCGCCGGGGGCACCCGTGCCGCCCGGAACGGCTGGCGGTTGGTGTGCCGATGGGGGATCGCCTTGGCCAGTACGGAGTAACGAGCGTCGGCGGCGTGCGCGGCGAAGGGGCGCACCACCGCGAGCAGCGTGGGTTCGTCCCGCCGGGGGCGCAGCACGGTGGCCGGATGCGTGCCCAGTGCGTGGATCGCTGTGCGCAGGTTGAACAGGGCGGCGCCACACGACAGCAGTAGTTCGCGCTGGTCCGGGTCGGTGGCCGGCAGGACACGGGAGACGTCGGCGTGCAATTCGATGCCGCCGGGTGTGCAGCGGAAGAGCCACGGCTGGGTGTTGTGCGTCGAAGGCGCCAGCACGGCCGCGCGGAGTACGGACTCCACCTGGTCCGAGCCGAGTCGTCCGACCGAGGTGAGTCGCATGGTCTCTTCTTCCTCTGGAACCCGATCAGCGGCAGACTGGCCGCGGAGAACAAGGTCTACTGTCCCCGGGCCACCGCGGGCGAATAAGAGGAGAACGTCACCTGCGTTGCGATGTACGTCCCCGACCGAATCGAGGGACCGCGAAGTGAACAGCGAATCGGCACACGAGGGAAGTGAGGGCGGCGCCCGGAAAGTCACCGGCACGCTGTCCCAACTGCGGGTCCGGGAAGTACTGCGAGATCTGCAGGACCGCATCGAGTTGCTGATCGATACCCGCGACAAGATGGACGGTCTGCTCGACGCCGTGCTCGCGGTCGCCTCCGGCCTCGAACTCGACACCACCCTGAGACGGATCGTGCAGGCTGCCATCGATCTCGGTGAAGCCAAGTACGGAGCACTCGGTGTGCTCGCGGACGACACGTCGCTCGCCGAGTTCGTCTACATCGGAATCGACGAGCAGTCGCGGGAGCGGATCGGGCACCTCCCCGAAGGGCACGGAGTGCTCGGGCTGGTGATCGACGAGGCGAAACCGTTGCGGTTGGACGAGATCTCACGTCACCCGGCTTCGGTCGGCTTTCCGCCGAACCACCCGCCGATGCACTCGTTCCTCGGTGTCCCGGTCCGGGTGCGGGATGAGGTGTTCGGCAACCTGTACCTGACCGAGAAGAAGGACGGGGAACAGTTCACCGAGGACGACGAGGTGGTCCTGCAGGCGCTGGCCGCCGCGGCCGGTATCGCGATCGAGAACGCGCACCTCTACGAACAGGCCAGGATCCGGCAGCAGTGGCAGGCCGCGACCAGCGAGGTGACCACCGAGCTGCTGGCGGGCACGGACCCGGCCGACGCGCTCAACCTCATCGCCAGCCGGGCGCTGGAGTTGACCGGCTCCGACATGACGGTGCTCGCGCTGCCGTCCGGTCAGCTGGACTCCGAGGAATGGGACGACGCCGCCGAGGAACTCACGGTGGTCGTCTGCGCGGGTGCGCGCGCGGACGAGCTGACCGGTGCCCGGATCGACATCGGATCGTCGATACCCGGCCAGGTGTACCAGGACCGCACCCCGCGCAACGTCACCGAGCTGGTCCTGCACCACGCGCCGGCTGAAGCCTCCCGGTTCGGGCCGTCCCTGGTGGTGCCGTTGCGTGCGGGTGAACGGACCTCCGGGGTGCTGATGGCGGCCCGCGAGGTCGGGGCACCCGCCTTCGCCGCGGACCAGTTGCCGGTGATCGCCTCGTTCGCCGATCAGGCGGCGCTGGCCCTGCAGCTGGCGACGCAGCAGCGCACGGCGCGTGAGCTGGATGTGCTCGCGGATCGGGACCGCATCGCCCGTGACCTGCACGACCACGTCATCCAGCGGTTGTTCGCCGTCGGTCTGGCGATGCAGAGCACCCACCGGCGGGCCAAATCCCCGGACCTGCAGCGACGGCTGGGGGAGAGCATCGATCAGCTGCACGAGATCGTGGGTGAGATCCGCACGGCGATCTTCGACCTGCACGGCGGGGCTGCGGGGCAGACCGGGCAACGGCTGCGGAACCGGCTGCACGACGCCATCGCGGAGCTGACCGAGTCGAGCGAGGTGCACCCGACGGTCAGCATGTCCGGCACGCTCGACGCGGTGCCCCAGCACTTGGCCGAGCACGCCGAGGCGGTGGTCCGGGAGGGCGTGAGCAACGCGGTCCGGCACGCCCGCGCGGCGAACCTCCTGGTGAACGTGGCCGTCCGGGACGGCAAGATGTCCATCAACGTCAGCGATGACGGGGTCGGAATCCCGCCCAGCGTGGCGCCGAGCGGATTGCGCAACCTGCGTGAACGCGCCGAGCAACTGGGCGGGACTTTCGTGCTGGGCCAGCGCGACGGTGGTGGAACTCAGCTGGATTGGCTCGTACCGCTGCGTTGACCGCCTGACAGGCCGATGTTCAAACGCGTGCTGCGGCTTCCCCCGTGATGACGGTGACGGGGCAGCGGGCGTAGCGGATGCATTCCCGCGAGACGCTGCCGAGCAGCAGTTCGCTCGTCGCGGAGCCGCCGTGCGCGCCGATGACCAGGAGGTCGGCGTGGGCCGAAGCGGTGACCAGCTCGGTGGCGGCGTCGCCCTGGGCGGTAGTCACGGCCACCGGTGCCGACCCGGGCACCGCTGCACGGAGCCGCTCGACGTGGTCCGCGGGGGAGTAGTCGCGAAGCTGGGTCGGGCCGCGACCGTGCGGCTGGAACGCGAAGCTCGTGCCCGGTAGCAGGCCCTCGTCGGGGACCACGATGATCGCCTTGACTTGATCTCCGGGCCGGGCCAGCGCCCTCAGCGTCCAGCGCAAGGCCGCGTCGCTCGTCGCCGAGCCGTCGACGCCGACCAGGATCACACGGCCGTCCTCGGGTGTGCCCATGGTGTGTCCTTTCTCCGTGCCTTTCCGCGAGAGCTTGCTTCAGGCCGTGCCTGCCGCGTAGGGCCGGAGGTCCTGCCGGAAGTCACGACCGTCGAGGACGAAGGTCGTGCGGGACGTGACCTTTCCCGCAGCACCGCTCCCGCCCGGCTGGCCAGCATGAGCTGGTCCCGACGAGCCGAGGAGCGACCGTGAGCCCGCAGGCACTGACCGGACTGGAGATCGGGGAGCCATCTGCGCCGAACTGTTCGACGAAGCCGATCCGGCTGTGCTCGGTGCGATCGGGCAGATCGTGCGCACCGCGGCCGTGGCAGTGACCGGGCATGAACGCCATCGAGATCGCGGGGCTGCGCAAGCATTTCGACCGCAGCCGCGCGCTGAACGGGCACTGGTCCTGCTTACCGCGCTCGGCCTGACTCTGGCGCTCGCCGGTGCCGCGGGCTTCCGCCGACGCGACCTGACGATCGAGGCCAAAGGTCCCACGCAGCCGTGACCGGTGACCGCATCGATCGGCACCGGGAGCGCCGATCCTGGGTGGGCAGGCAAAACCGAGCGGAGAGCAGTGATGAGCCGACCATTCGCCACCGAGCTGGACCAAGCGCTGACCGCCGCCACGCGCGCGCCTTCCCCGCACAACACCCAGCCGTGGCGGTTCGAAGTGGACGGTGACCGCGTCGAGTTGTGGCTCGACCACGACCGCGTCCTGACGGTGGCCGATCCCGACGCCAGGGAAGCCCGGTTGTCCTGCGGCGCAGCCTTGTTCAACCTGCGGTTGTCCTTGCGGGTGAACGGTAAGGACCCCCGGGTGCGGTTGCTGCCCGCGCCCGGCTCACCCGATCTGCTCGCCGAGATCCGCATCGACGGCGTCCGCCGGTCCACACCGGCGGAACGCGAGCTGGCGGAGGCGATCTTCCACCGGCACACCAACCGCAGGCCGTTCCTGGACCAGCAGGTGCCACGCGGCCTCCAGGCGGCGCTCAACACGGCGGCGCTCACCGAGGGCGGCCGGCTGGAGCACCTGGAGCCCTCCGCCCGGTACGACACCGTGGCGGTGCTCGCCCGGCGGGCCGAGTTCCTCCAGGCGACCGACGAGTCGTTCCAAGCGGAATCCGCGCGCTGGACCCGCCGTTCGGCCGGGAGCGCCGATGGCGTGCCGCTCACCGCGGCCGCGCCGCCGGCGCGGCACGCCGGTGCGGTCCCCCAGCGCGGTTCGCACGCCAACGCGGAGCTGCCCGCCCGATCGTATGAACAGCAGCCACTGCTGGTGGCCGTGCTCTCCGGTGGGCAGGGCGCACTCGCCGATCTGCGCGGTGGCCTGGTCATGCAGTCGGTTCTGCTCACCGCGACCTCACTCGGCTTGGCTACCTCGTTCGTGTCCCAGCCGTTCGAGACCACGGAAACACGAGCGGCGCTGGAAGCGCTGTTCCGCGATTCCGGCCGCGTGCACACCCTGCTGCGCGTCGGCTACGGCTACGCGACACCACCGACCGCTCGCCGCCCCGTGACCGAGGTCGTCCACCGAGGCGCGGCACAGACGGGAGGACCGAGCACATGAACACCACCACGACGGCGTGGGCCACCAGGCTGTGATCTGCCTTGCACAACCGCCGCGACCCGATCCGCCGCGGCTCGGACCACGGCGACCTTGCTCGCCGACGGCCCGTCGCTTTCCGTGCCCAGCAGCGCAGCGGTGATGGGCAGGACGGCGCCTACTCAGGCCACCTGGATCCTGCCGGACGGGAACCGCCGTACCGGCTTGGTGCCGGCCGACAAGGGACTCCGCGCCGGTGTGCGGATCCCGATCTGGATCGACCGTGACGGCGTTCCCGCGGACCCGCCGCTCCTGCCGAGCGCCGCGGCCACGAACTCGATCGCCGTGGGCTTCGACCTGACTCTCTCGAGCCGAAAGCGAGGACTCCTCCGATGAAAAAGCTCCCGTTGCCGGAAAGCGGTGAAATCCTGGTCGGTGTGGACGGCTCCGCGGTGAGTGGGGCGGCCCTGCGATGGGCGGTGGACGAGGGGGCCCGCAGCGGCCGCGATGTCCGGGCACTGCACGCCTGGACTCACGACCCGCTGCACGGCCCGCAGACCTCGCCCCCGGTGTCGGTCCACGACGCCCGCGTCGCGCAGCGGCAGGGGCTCGAAAAGTTGGTGCACGCACTGGTGGGTAGCGACCTCGCGGCCACCATCCGGTTCGAGGTCGCCCGGGACACACCGGCGAACGCACTCGTCCGCGCCTCCCATTCCGCGGCGATGCTGGTGCTCGGCAGCCATGGATACGGCAAGCTCCTCCAGTTGATGCTCGGGTCGGTCTCCTCGCAGTGCGTGCGGGAAGCGGCCTGCCCGGTGGTGATCATCCCGGCGCGCACGGTGCCGGAGGACGACGGCGACCACACGGAAGCGCTGGCCGGAACCTATCTGCCCGGTCCATTGCTGTAACCGGTCCGGGGAAGAGAAATCGGAAAAGGGAGAGCAAGGGCAGGATGGACTCCCTATTGCCGCGTACCTTGTTGCCCGGTCCGGCCGATTGATGCGACCCGGAGAAGCAGGTTCACGTGCCGTCCTCGAGGCCGACACGAAGGATGGGGAATTCTGATGCAACCGCAGTTCGGCCGGTGTGGCGCTGGGCACGACCGCGCTGCTGCACCTGCTGCTGCTCACCACGCCGCGGGCCCGCCTGTTCTTCGGCTGGATCATGGTCCTGCTCACCGCGATCGCCGTGGTGATCCCGCCGGGCCTGGTCACGGAGCTGAGCCTGCGGCTGACCACCGCGATCCTCAACCTGGCGATCACGCTCACCCTGTCCGGCGTGGCCTCGGCCGCGGTGCGGCGGGCGGATCGCCGGGAAGAACCCGGCGAGTTCCCCCGGCCGGTCCGTGAAGTTGCCTCACACCGCCGGGGTGATCAGGCCGTAGTGACCGTCGTAGCGGTGGTACAGCACGCTTCCGCGACCGCGTTCGGCGTGGAGGAACTGGAACGGCTGGCCGATCAGGTTCAGCCGGTCCACCGCCTCGCTCAGTCTTCGCCCGCGCGCCGCGGGACAAGGGCACCCCGATGCCGGAGATCGCGAAGAGAAGCTGACCATCTTCTCCGGCAAGAACGCCGGGAAGAACCCGTCGGTCGCCTCGCTCTACCGTGCCCTGGCCGACGCCTCATAACCATCCTGCTGCGGATCCGGCGTGGCCGAGATTTCGCCGCGCAGAGCCGTCACTCACCCGAACAACGTGTCCGGCACGTGCCTCCGTGCTCCTGCCGTACCGCGGTGCCCGGCCGGTCGACGTTGACCAGTTCGGCCGTGGCGGCACGCTGTGTGTGTGGGGCGGTTGGTCAGGATTTCTGTAGTTCGGCGCGGATAGCGGTTTCGACCTGCTTGGCCGTGTTGGCGTGGCCTGCGGCGTTGGGGTGGACCAGGGTGGCGCGTGTGTTCCCGGGGCAAGGAAGGGGCGGCAGGTCGGCAAGGGGGATGTTGGGGGGCCAGAAGTCCTCGGCCTGGCCACAGATGCCCGTAACCCATTTGGTGCCCGCCGGCTGGCAGGCGTCGTGGCCCTCGCTGGAGGCGGCGAGGTCGACGAAGCGGTCGCCGCGCTCGTCGGTGACGGTCTTGATGATTTCGTTGAGGTTCGCGTGCACGCCCCACAGCCAGTCGAGGTCGTCCTTGCCGATGGTGGCCAGTTCGGTCAGGTCACCGCGTCCGCAGTCCTCGGGCTTGCCGGGGAGAACGGAGGGGTAGCCGATCGTGATCACCTTCGCGTTGGGGGCGGCGTCGTGCACCGCTTCCAGCATCGCCTCGTACTCGGTGAGCACCCGCTCGTACCGTTGCCCGATCTCGTACTCGAAGTGGTTCAGGCAGTAGCGGCCGAACAGGCCGTCCTTGACGCAGCGCACGAGGATCTCGGCGAAGCCCAGGGTGTTCCCGCCGACGCCGATGGTGACCACGTCGGTGGTCTGGTCCAGCCCGGCTCGCTCGATCTGGGGGTCCACCTTCGCCCATCCGTCGGCTGGGGGATCGACGGGGCTCAGGGGCTGCTGGCCGCTGTCGGCGATGTTCTCGATGGTTGCGCCGCCGCAGCTGACGTTGGTCAGCTGCACGCTCGGGCCCAGCGCCCTCCGGACGAGGTCGGGGTAGGAGTTGGTGGTGCGGTCGCAGCCGTCACGGTCGGGTGAGTCCAGCGGCGGCC from the Amycolatopsis magusensis genome contains:
- a CDS encoding universal stress protein, producing MGTPEDGRVILVGVDGSATSDAALRWTLRALARPGDQVKAIIVVPDEGLLPGTSFAFQPHGRGPTQLRDYSPADHVERLRAAVPGSAPVAVTTAQGDAATELVTASAHADLLVIGAHGGSATSELLLGSVSRECIRYARCPVTVITGEAAARV
- a CDS encoding Acg family FMN-binding oxidoreductase, which translates into the protein MRLTSVGRLGSDQVESVLRAAVLAPSTHNTQPWLFRCTPGGIELHADVSRVLPATDPDQRELLLSCGAALFNLRTAIHALGTHPATVLRPRRDEPTLLAVVRPFAAHAADARYSVLAKAIPHRHTNRQPFRAARVPPAVIANLRHAAEAEHAWMPVLDSPQRERLRGLVEQAHEAQLADSAFLAEWRQWTGRANHSRDGVPVRAAGNDNWALRDFGEATGPQGHGGPPGEPFIVVLGSFGDDPIDRLRAGQAMQRLLLTATAAGLDASFISQPVEVPSARRELRQLLGGGLWPQMVLRVGYGSPATWTPRRPLTEVLLDDRLLSA
- a CDS encoding Acg family FMN-binding oxidoreductase, encoding MSRPFATELDQALTAATRAPSPHNTQPWRFEVDGDRVELWLDHDRVLTVADPDAREARLSCGAALFNLRLSLRVNGKDPRVRLLPAPGSPDLLAEIRIDGVRRSTPAERELAEAIFHRHTNRRPFLDQQVPRGLQAALNTAALTEGGRLEHLEPSARYDTVAVLARRAEFLQATDESFQAESARWTRRSAGSADGVPLTAAAPPARHAGAVPQRGSHANAELPARSYEQQPLLVAVLSGGQGALADLRGGLVMQSVLLTATSLGLATSFVSQPFETTETRAALEALFRDSGRVHTLLRVGYGYATPPTARRPVTEVVHRGAAQTGGPST
- a CDS encoding SGNH/GDSL hydrolase family protein, with the translated sequence MTRRKTGWRLRPVAAGLAALVAGVLLPAGAQAQAADPSKWAALGDSYTAGLFVGAPRPPLDSPDRDGCDRTTNSYPDLVRRALGPSVQLTNVSCGGATIENIADSGQQPLSPVDPPADGWAKVDPQIERAGLDQTTDVVTIGVGGNTLGFAEILVRCVKDGLFGRYCLNHFEYEIGQRYERVLTEYEAMLEAVHDAAPNAKVITIGYPSVLPGKPEDCGRGDLTELATIGKDDLDWLWGVHANLNEIIKTVTDERGDRFVDLAASSEGHDACQPAGTKWVTGICGQAEDFWPPNIPLADLPPLPCPGNTRATLVHPNAAGHANTAKQVETAIRAELQKS
- a CDS encoding sigma 54 modulation/S30EA ribosomal C-terminal domain-containing protein codes for the protein MDRLNLIGQPFQFLHAERGRGSVLYHRYDGHYGLITPAV
- a CDS encoding universal stress protein; translated protein: MKKLPLPESGEILVGVDGSAVSGAALRWAVDEGARSGRDVRALHAWTHDPLHGPQTSPPVSVHDARVAQRQGLEKLVHALVGSDLAATIRFEVARDTPANALVRASHSAAMLVLGSHGYGKLLQLMLGSVSSQCVREAACPVVIIPARTVPEDDGDHTEALAGTYLPGPLL
- a CDS encoding sensor histidine kinase, with the protein product MNSESAHEGSEGGARKVTGTLSQLRVREVLRDLQDRIELLIDTRDKMDGLLDAVLAVASGLELDTTLRRIVQAAIDLGEAKYGALGVLADDTSLAEFVYIGIDEQSRERIGHLPEGHGVLGLVIDEAKPLRLDEISRHPASVGFPPNHPPMHSFLGVPVRVRDEVFGNLYLTEKKDGEQFTEDDEVVLQALAAAAGIAIENAHLYEQARIRQQWQAATSEVTTELLAGTDPADALNLIASRALELTGSDMTVLALPSGQLDSEEWDDAAEELTVVVCAGARADELTGARIDIGSSIPGQVYQDRTPRNVTELVLHHAPAEASRFGPSLVVPLRAGERTSGVLMAAREVGAPAFAADQLPVIASFADQAALALQLATQQRTARELDVLADRDRIARDLHDHVIQRLFAVGLAMQSTHRRAKSPDLQRRLGESIDQLHEIVGEIRTAIFDLHGGAAGQTGQRLRNRLHDAIAELTESSEVHPTVSMSGTLDAVPQHLAEHAEAVVREGVSNAVRHARAANLLVNVAVRDGKMSINVSDDGVGIPPSVAPSGLRNLRERAEQLGGTFVLGQRDGGGTQLDWLVPLR